ATAACCATGCCATGTCGAAAGTCTTGAGAAGCACACATATAATTCCCTcgagacagatacagaaaatTAAGTCATCAGAAAAAGTCACATCAGGCTGCATTGGTCGATAGCCTTCACAGCAAACTTGGTCATTCCTCCCTTGATTTTCTGGCCCACAGATTTGACAACCTTCTTCATCTCTTCCTTCTGAGCCTCGTTCAGCTGCTCTGGTTTGTTCATGATCTTCTTCCTCAGGGCGTCCTCAATTAGGCGCTGCTTATCCGCTAAGGTCATCTTAGGTTTGTCAGGAATATCGTAGATGAAGGGGGCGTCGTCGTTGGTTTTGAGCTTCCTTAACATCTGATCTAGGACCTCCTCCGCTTGAGCCTCGTCGGACTTCCAGTGGCACACCAGCTCGCTGTGCTGCCCTCCTCGTGCCTCTTTAATCTCGAAGCTGTTCCGTGGTGACTGGATCGGGGTTCGCTGTCGGAACTCAGCCTCTGGTGATTTGGGTTCTGGCTTGGAGAACTGCTGCAGTCTGGTCTTGACAGCTCCGCGCATGTGCAAGTCGTATACTTCTTGCTTGCTGTTGACTGCCTGTAGAGCGGAGTGCGAGAAGTCATCCTCGGCTGTTCCAATTCCCGCCTCATGCGGTGGCATTGGACTCCCCTGGCCGGAGATCTGTTTTGGGGATTTCGGGCGGGTAGACCTTGGTTGACTGTACTCTGCCTCTTCGCTGATGATTGGAATGGTCTGTCCCGTTATTTTTCGGATTTCTTCCGTCACCATCTTAGACATGGTCCCGTCCAGCTCTCGCGAGATTCGGTGTCGGAAGCAACATCCGCCATTTTGAGAGACGACCTGGTTGACCATCTCCAACAGCTTACCCACCATCAGCTCCTTCTCGTACACGTCACCCCTATTGTTGAAGAGAAGGTAGCGGTTGTCTGCCTCTTGCAGCACCTTTTTCAGTTTCTCGGCCTTCTCAAGCTGAAAAGAGAATTAAACACTATTTTTCTTTAGAGAAACATGTTGCggctttctgcttcttctgttCTAAACGCTATCATTGTTCTTTTACATAACACAGTTGAACCAACTTATAAGAAACTCGGATGTAAGAAACATGGCTCAAAAGAAAGTTTTCATGCCAGCAACAAGTAtttttttcacaagaaaatctCCGGATAAGAAAATCTCGGTTAAAAGAAAACCTCCGAtataataaaaacaagtcgcgtaaggcgaaaatacaacatttagtcaagctgtcgaactcacagaatgaaactgaacgcactgcattttttctccaagaccgtatactcgtcagtccaccgctcgtggcaaaggcagtgaaaatgacaaaccagaatagcgcggtataggttgcgctg
The sequence above is a segment of the Littorina saxatilis isolate snail1 linkage group LG3, US_GU_Lsax_2.0, whole genome shotgun sequence genome. Coding sequences within it:
- the LOC138961993 gene encoding GTPase IMAP family member 9-like — translated: MEDTGSSQAFPATRMRIILIGKTGAGKSTTGNTILGAEEFHAQVGINSVTSEGGIGYTERYGQELMVLDTPGLCDTQHDITEISKRITRSLLLVAPGPHAIILVLKCNERFTEEQIKVLDALKDIFGPQMTSYMIVILVGKDELDMHGENFEEQLEKAEKLKKVLQEADNRYLLFNNRGDVYEKELMVGKLLEMVNQVVSQNGGCCFRHRISRELDGTMSKMVTEEIRKITGQTIPIISEEAEYSQPRSTRPKSPKQISGQGSPMPPHEAGIGTAEDDFSHSALQAVNSKQEVYDLHMRGAVKTRLQQFSKPEPKSPEAEFRQRTPIQSPRNSFEIKEARGGQHSELVCHWKSDEAQAEEVLDQMLRKLKTNDDAPFIYDIPDKPKMTLADKQRLIEDALRKKIMNKPEQLNEAQKEEMKKVVKSVGQKIKGGMTKFAVKAIDQCSLM